In Elusimicrobiaceae bacterium, the sequence GGAAAGGCGGCGATGACGAGAAGACAGCCGCCCAGGCCGAAAAAGAGCGCAAGGCAATGACTTCGGCGTTTGAAAAAATTGTCGCGGGCAAAACGGCGGACGGCGGCGCGGAACTTAAAAAGTTCCTGTCCGATTATCCCGCTTCGCCGTATGCCGATACGGCAAAGCAGGCGCTTGAGAAACTGCAGTCTCCGGTTCCGGAAAAGGCCGCTCCGGACACGGATGCCGGCAAAGCCGGGCTTCAGCCCGACGGCAAATAATCGCTTCGGAAACCTGTTTATGAAAAACGCGCGCGGAAACTTTCGTTTTCGTGCGCGTTTTTCTTTCATCGGCTGAAAATTTGGCTTAATGGACAAGATTATGCATAATACCGTCCGAGGAATGATTTAATGACATTTCAGGATTGGTGGAAATTTATAAATTCCACACACAAAAACCCGGCGCTGGCCGGCACGGCATAATGATTGCCGGCATGGCATGGCTCAAGCATGGGGATGGGGTGTGCAATCCTGCGCAAGCGAAGTCTGGATCAAAAGACCCCCCCGGCTAGCGTAATAACAACCGGCAGGCCAATGGCGCAGCCGGAGGAGCGTCATTCCGGCATCACCTGTACGCCGTATTCGCCGTCCGCGTCGGCTGAGGGCTGCTGGGTGTCGGACTGGGCCGGCGCGGGTTCGGTTTCGGATGTCGTGCCGGTTTCGCTGTCGGGCGCGGATTCTTCAGGTTCCGGCAGGGCGGCCGGTTTGGGTTCGACTTCGGTTATTTCGGTTTGAGGCGGCCGGAACCGTTTGGAAAAACATTCTTTCCGGTCGGGCGTTTCGGTAAGGATTGTCAGCGCGGCGGAATCCGTGATCGCCTTGAGCGCGGACGATTCGCTTCTGCCCGGCGGCATGAACGGATACAGCGGCAACAGCAGCAGGTGAAAGCAGGTTTTGACTTTGGCGGATTTGGTGAACTCGGATATTTTGCCGTCGTGTTTCATCGCGAAATGCATATAATGGACAGTGGGGATTGACGCGGGCAGAATAAACATCCAGCCGGTATCTATTAAAAAGCCAGTTGACAGCGAGCTGTAATCCCAGCGGTTGTACGAGATCGCGACGATGTGCAGTTCGTCGGTTCCGGTTTCCCGGTCATACAGTCCGGCCGCGGCGAATTTCTTTTCAACCGTTTCCAGCAGCCACTGCCGGTCTTTGGGGCTTACGGGCACGGGCGGCAGTTTTTTTTCTTCGGGTGTCAGCGCGGTGTTCTGTGACGCGGTTTTAAAAATCCGCTGTTTCCACTCGACGGTGATTTCCCTGAATTTGCGGTTTTGCCCGGCACATTCCTGTGCGGTCCGCATTTGTCCGCGGGTTACTACCGGCGCGGTGTGAAATGACATGCAGCCGCAGCACAGCGCGGCGATTGAGAGAACCGGAAAGCGCAAAAGTTTCATACGCCGATATTATATAAAATCGGCGCCGTTAATAGTGCCGGCAGATCAGGCCCGCGGAACGGTTTCCGGTAAACGGCCGTACGGCGCGTGGCAAAACGCTTTGCGATTTGGTAGAATATCTTACAGGTAGCAAACGGCGCGGTGGCCAAGTGGAAAGGCGGAAGTCTGCAAAACTTCTACTGCGTGGGTTCGATTCCCACCCGCGCCTGTTTTTTTCGCGTGCAACAGGCGTTTGTGTCTGAAGCGCTTCGCGCATGACCGGGCAACGGCGGCCGTGCGGCGGATTCAGCTTGACCGGCCGCGCTTCCTAACCGGCGGTATTTTTGCTATAATAGCTTCTACCGAGAGATATTGTCCGCGCCGCGGGCGTAGTTCAATGGTAGAACACAAGCCTTCCAAGCTTGTTACGTGGGTTCGATTCCCATCGCCCGCTCCAGGAATTTACGGGGTATTCCGTCCCCGCGCCGGCGCAGGCCGCGCATAACGGACTGGTTAATGCTGGGGTAGCTCAGCTGGTAGAGCATCTCCATGGTAAGGAGAAGGTCGTGGGTTCGATTCCCATCCCCAGCTTTTGGTTTACAGAAGATAGAAAACAGCAGGATAATCGGAGGAAGTGCTATGGCAAAAGAGAAGTTCTCCAGAACCAAACCTCACGTTAACGTGGGAACAATTGGTCACGTGGACCATGGTAAGACCAGTCTTACCCAGGCCCTGACGAAAGTGCTTGCGAAAGAAGGCAAGTCCAAAGCGATGGAATACGCGGAAATCGCCAAGGGCGGCGTTGTTCGCGACGCATCTAAAATTCTTACCGTTTCCGTTTCGCACGTTGAATACGAAACCGATAAACGGCACTACGCGCATATTGACTGCCCGGGACACGCCGATTACATCAAGAACATGATCACCGGCGCGGCGCAGATGGACGGCGCGATCCTCGTCGTCAGCGCCGCTGACGGCCCGATGCCGCAGACCCGCGAGCATGTGCTGCTCGCCCACCAGGTAAACGTTCCGAACCTCGTTGTTTTCCTTAATAAGGTGGACATCGTGGACGATCCCGAACTGCTTGATCTGGTGGAAATGGATATCCGCGAACTGCTCACGAAATATGAGTTTGACGGCGACAATACGCCCGTCATCCGCGGCAGCGCGCTTAAGGCCATCGAAGGCGACCCCTCCGATATCGGCGAAGGCGCGATCAAAAAGCTTCTTGAGGCGCTGGATAACAACATTCCCGAGCCGAAACGCGAAACCGACAAGCCGTTCCTTATGGCCGTGGAAGACGTGTTCAGCATCACCGGGCGCGGAACCGTGGCCACCGGCAGAATCGAAAGGGGAACCGTGCATGTGGGCGACACGCTTGAGATCGTGGGTTTCAGCGATACCAAGAACACCGTGGCGACCGGTCTGGAAATGTTCCGCAAACTGCTTGACGAGGCCATCGCCGGCGACAACGTGGGCGTGCTGCTGCGCGGCATTGATAAAGACCAGATTGAAAGAGGCCAGGTGCTGGCTGCTCCCAAATCCATCACCCCGCACAAGAAATTCATGTCGCAGGTCTATATCCTTAAGAAAGAGGAAGGCGGGCGCCACACACCGTTTTTCAAAGGATACCGGCCCCAGTTCTACTTCAGAACCACCGACGTTACCGGTTCGATTTTCCTCGGCGAAGGTGTCGAGATGATCATGCCCGGCGACAACACTTCGATGCAAGTGGAGCTGATTACCCCGATCGCCATGGAAGAGAACCTCCGGTTCGCTATCCGCGAAGGCGGACACACCGTAGGCGCGGGCGTAGTCACGAAAATTCTCGAGTAGTCCTTTTGGGACACTGAGAGGACTAAATGGCAAACGAGCGAATAACACTGGCTTTGGTTTGCGAAGTCTGCAAGAACAAGAACTATTATATTGCGCGCGGCAAGAAAAAAGATTTCAAGCTTGCGCTCAACAAGTTCTGCAAGGCCTGCGGAAAAAGCACAAAGCACAAAGAAGCAAAAGCCTGATCTTCTGTAATCCTGCTAGACCTCTGCCCGGTTTCAACCCGGGCAGAGGTTTGCAAACCTTAAGAGAGGCTTTGGAAGATGGAAACACGGGAGTGTCGGTTAACTGGTAAACCACCGGTCTCCAAAACCGGGACTGAAGGTTCGAGTCCTTCCACTCCCGCCAGTATCCGCAAGGCAGGCCAGAAGGCTATGCCTGTTTTTCCCTGTCCCCCGGCGCGTGGTGAGAGGAAAGAACACAGGACGGCTAAACTATGAACAAGGCAATACAGTTTGTAAAAGAAGCATACAGCGAGCTTTCAAAAGCGACCTGGCTGAACCGCAAACAGGTGTTTCAGTCCACGATATTCGTGTTTATGATAGTGCTGTTTTTCTCTATCTACATCAGCGCGGTTGATTTCGGGCTTTCGCGCATTCTCAGCGCAGTGCTTGGAGGTCGCTAACATGGAAGAACGCGGCTGGTACATAGTGCATACCCAGACGGGTTATGAGGACAAGGTCAGGCGCATCATCACCCAGCGCGCCGAGCAGCAGGGCTATGACGACCGGATTTTCCAGGTGCTTATTCCCACCGAAGACGTGGTGGAAGTCAAGTCCAACAAGAAGCTGTACAAGAAACGCAAATTTTTCCCCGGCTACGTGCTGATTGAAATGATACTCAACAGCGAGTCATACTGGTTTGTCCGCAATGTGACCGGGGTGACGGGTTTTCTGGGCGATCCCAGGCCCGTGGCTCTGCCGGAAGAGGAAATAGCAGGGATTATCGAACTGACGCAGGAGTCTTCGCAGGACAGGCCCAAGCCGGCCGTCCGGTTTGACAAGGGCGAAAACGTCCGCGTTATCGAAGGACCGTTCAAACACTTTATAGGCGTTGTTGAGGAAATCAACGAGCCCAAGGCCAAGCTGAAAGTAATGGTCACCGTGTTCGACCGGCCCACTCCCGTGGAGCTTGACTATCTTCAGGTAGAGAAAATATAGGAGAGAGCAAAATGGCAGCACCTAAAGGCAA encodes:
- the tuf gene encoding elongation factor Tu; translation: MAKEKFSRTKPHVNVGTIGHVDHGKTSLTQALTKVLAKEGKSKAMEYAEIAKGGVVRDASKILTVSVSHVEYETDKRHYAHIDCPGHADYIKNMITGAAQMDGAILVVSAADGPMPQTREHVLLAHQVNVPNLVVFLNKVDIVDDPELLDLVEMDIRELLTKYEFDGDNTPVIRGSALKAIEGDPSDIGEGAIKKLLEALDNNIPEPKRETDKPFLMAVEDVFSITGRGTVATGRIERGTVHVGDTLEIVGFSDTKNTVATGLEMFRKLLDEAIAGDNVGVLLRGIDKDQIERGQVLAAPKSITPHKKFMSQVYILKKEEGGRHTPFFKGYRPQFYFRTTDVTGSIFLGEGVEMIMPGDNTSMQVELITPIAMEENLRFAIREGGHTVGAGVVTKILE
- the rpmG gene encoding 50S ribosomal protein L33, which encodes MANERITLALVCEVCKNKNYYIARGKKKDFKLALNKFCKACGKSTKHKEAKA
- the secE gene encoding preprotein translocase subunit SecE — protein: MNKAIQFVKEAYSELSKATWLNRKQVFQSTIFVFMIVLFFSIYISAVDFGLSRILSAVLGGR
- the nusG gene encoding transcription termination/antitermination protein NusG codes for the protein MEERGWYIVHTQTGYEDKVRRIITQRAEQQGYDDRIFQVLIPTEDVVEVKSNKKLYKKRKFFPGYVLIEMILNSESYWFVRNVTGVTGFLGDPRPVALPEEEIAGIIELTQESSQDRPKPAVRFDKGENVRVIEGPFKHFIGVVEEINEPKAKLKVMVTVFDRPTPVELDYLQVEKI